Sequence from the Acidimicrobiia bacterium genome:
AGGTCGGGGGCGTGCGCCAGGGCGTAGGCGCTGTGGAGCACGGCGGGGGTGATCACGACTCGGGGTTCTCCTTCCTCACCACTGGGCGAAGATCTGGGCTTCTTCGATCTCGGTGGCGTCCGCCTCGAGGGCTCGGCGGACCTGCCCCTTGCGCCACATCCGTTCCTGATCGGGCGGACGGTTGGGGTCGCCCACCGGATGGGGGATCAGCCCCGACGCCAGGATCCGGTTGGCTCCGGCCACCTTGGCCATCGAGGTCATGGCGGTGAGGATCGCCGCCGGGAGCCCGTTCTTCTCGATCATCTTGGCCAGCGTTGCCCCGCAACGCGTCCCCGTCCCTCACGTCGAGGTCACGATGACGGCGTGCACCCCCTCGTTGATCAGCTGCTTGGCGATCTCGTCGCCGATCTTCGAGGCGTTGACCACGCTGGTGCCGGTGCCGGTGGTGGCGAAGAAGCGGTCGTGGAGGCCTCCCACGACGCCCTCGTCGACCAGGGCGCGCATGGCGTCGACCGGGACCATCCGGTTCGGATCCTCGTCCACCCATCGGGAGTCGTAGCCCGCGTGGATCGAGCGGAACGCAACCTTCCCCGACTCGAGATCGGCAACGGCGTAGGACGCCCATCGGGTGGCGCTGGAGGACTCAATGCGGTCGGGGTTGCCCTCCGGGACCAGGCCACCTTCTGTCACCAGGGCCACCGTCGCCTCGGCGAGGGGAACCGCCAGCCGCGCCGGCGGCACGGCCTCGGCCTGGTCGGGAAGCGCCACCTCGCTGACGAATGGCTGCCCGCTCATCTTGGCGAGAAGCATCGGGATGGCCCGTTCGGCGGCGGTCGTCGCCTCCACCCAGTTGGCCCGGTATCCCATTGGGATCCTGCCGTCCACCTCGGCCGGCTGCAGCGCGAGGCCGGCGGCGATGCGAAGCCCGACGGCGGCGATGCGATCGATGGCGTCCTTCATCGAGCCCGCCGAGTCGCCGGTGGGCACCATCACGGTGCGGCTGCGAAACACGTCCACCGCCGGCGCCTCGGGGAACAGCCCGGTGATCGACGGGATCCCCAGGCGTTCCCTGGCGGCGGCGCACACCGCACCGCAGGCCAACCCGTAGCGTCCGGCGTTGAAGGCCGGTCCGGCCACCAGCAGGTCGGGACGCGACTCTTCGAGGGCGGCGATCGCCGCCTCGATCGCCGCATCCGGATCCTCATGGAAACGATTGTCCCCGCAGACCAGGGTCTGGACGACTTCTGCCTGGTCGCTGAAGGCCATGGCCAGGGCCCTGCCCGGGCCCACCGCCCCCTGGCGAACCTCGAAGGGGGCGTCGGCCCTGTCCTCCCCGCCGATCCCTGCGAAGAACTGGTTCAGGTAGTGGGCGACGCGGAACATCTAGAAGGCCCTCCCGGTGATGACGTTGGCTCCGAGCTGGTTGATCCCGCAGTACTGGTAGTACATGCGGAGGTCGAACGGGCCACGGGCCGGCACCCCGGCCGCCAGCAGCACACCGTCCTCCTTGAGGAACTCGTCGCCGACGACCCGTTCCACCTCTGGCATGGCGACGAAGCCGTCGTGGGAGCCCACGCTGACGATGGCGTCGGCCTCGGGGACCGAGTAGAAGAGAGGGAAGTCGTAGCCGTCCTCGCCGGTGGCCTCGGAGGAGAGCACCACGGTCTCGATTCCGGCCTGCTCCATGTACTGGCAGGCGAGCATCATGTCGATCGCCGAGTTCCCGCCGCCCTCGCCGGTGAGGATCGCTCCGTCGGCGCCCATCGTGCGTGCCAGCTTGGCGGCCCAGAGGGAGGAGCGCTCCTTCTCCTCGTGGGTGTAGTTGTGGCCCCTGTTGATGATCACCCCGGCGAAGTCGAGGTCCACCCCGTGGCGGCGTTGCAGGTCCCAGATGATCGGGTTGTTCTGGTGGAGGTAGGTCGGGTTCTTGTAGCAGGCGTACACGTACACGCCGTTGACGATGGCCCCGTCCATGATCTCGCCGGGGAGGATCGGGGTCGGGACCAGGTTGTGGATCACGTGGCCGTAGAGGAAGGTGTCCGACATCGGAGCCTGGCCCTGCAGTTGCAGGAAGTACACCACCCTGGGCAGGTCGGGGTGCCGGGTGCCCGTGGTGAAGGTCGTGGTCGACGAGCGGGTGGCGCCGGCGCACGCTCTCGCCAGGTGCTCGGCGACACGCAGCGCCCCGCGCCGGATGGCGTCGTCGTAGTCCTCGTTCGAGGTTTCCGGGTTGGGGGTCGGCACCAGGACCAGGTTGGTGACCCGGGAAAACGGGCTGTACGGGGCTGCCGACCCCGACATGTCCACCACGCCCTCGCGGGCCTGCATGAGGCCGGAGGCGGGCTGGGGGAAGTGGCTCGAGGTGAGGACGGCGACGCCGGCGAGCCGAACGGTCTCTCCGGTGCCTGCCTGTCGCATCGGTCCGACGAAACCGGGGAAGACGCCGCCATCACCGGTGACCTTGGCCCTGGGCTCCACTGCGTCGAGGCAATGAACGATGCGCACGCTCTCGCCGGGGCGGGCGATGTCGACCTCGACGCCGGCGATCCGGGGGTCCTCGAGGAGGAGTGTCTCGATCGCGGCGGCATCGACGATCAGCGTGCCCCCGTCGATCCGGGTCTCCGGTCCGAAGCGGACGTCGGCGACCTCGATGGTGTGGAGATCGAGGCTGAAAGGATGCTCCATCGCGGCGATCGCTCCGATTTCGGTCTTACGGTCAGACCATAACATCCCGAGTAGGGCCACCGGACGCCGAACGGGTCGGATCCGGCGAACCGATCACCGACCGGCGATCCGGTCGGTCACGACCACTCCGGTGAGGATCAGGACCCCGCCGATGACGATCCCCAGATCGACCCGCTCCCCGAGGACGATCACCCCGAACACCACCGCCACCAGCGGGATGATGTACCCGGTGATCGCCGAGAAGGTCACCGTCACGTGGCGCAGCAGCCAGTAGTAGAGGGCGATCGGCATGAAGGTCGCCGCCAGGCCGACGTAGGTGAGGCTGGCCCAGCCCTTGGCGCCGGGGTTGGCCGGCACACCCTCGAAGGCGAGCATGGCGACGATCCCGACGGCGGCTCCGATCACGAACTGCACGCCGGACACGCCGAGCGGGGAGTAGCGGCCCGAGTACCGCTTGGCGTACACCGCCCCCACCGCCACCGAGAGCACCCCGGCCAGGGCCAGGACCCCGGCGAGGGCCGGGTTTCCGCCCTCGGCGAGCCCGCTGTCCCCGGAGAGGATCAGCACCGCCACCCCGGCCAGGGAGATCAACAGTCCGATCAAGGTGGCGGCCTGGAGGCGCTCCTCGGGGAGCATGACGTGGGCCACCACCCCCGTGGCCAGGGGGACCAGCGCCGAGGCGAGGCCGACGAATCCGGCCGAGGCGTACTGCAGGGCGAGGTTGCGGGTGATGAACGGCACCGTCACCGAGGTGATCGACATCACGATGCCCACCCTCCAGCCGATCGCCCCGATGGTGCGGTCCCGTCCGGAGAGTGCCACGAAGGCGACCACCCCGATGGCGGCTATCACCGAGGAGATGGCGACGACGGCGAGGGGCTCCATGCCTGCATCGAACGCCACCCGGACCACCACGCCGTTGGTGCCCCACCCGAGGCTGATGAGGAGCATGGCGCCCCACACCTGTGCCCGCGAGGCGCGTTCCATGGGTGGCTCCCTTCGAAGGTGACGGCCGCCGGCTGCTCCGATCGGCGTCGGGTCGATCCAGCGGTCCGACGCGGCGATTCAACCAGCCGAGGCCGGGATAGCCCAAAACCGTTCGGATCAGGCTCCTGGCTTGAACACCATCGCCCACACGGCGATCAGCAGGACCGCCATGTCGAGTGCCGAGTACAGGCCGATCTTGCGGTGATGGGCCTCGGCGGCCCCGCCGGCCTCCATCTCCTTGATCGCCGACCTCGTGGCGCCGGAGATGAGCACGGCACCGAGGATGGTCGACAGGCCGATGGCGGCGAGGCCGATGACCACCCAGGTGTCGCCGAAGGCCCAGGTGGGCGAGTCGATGACCATCCAGATCCCGAATGCGAGGGTGACCATGGCGCTGGCGCCGAAGACGTTGCCCATGAACTCGAGGTCGCGGGTGGTGCCGAGGCGGTGGGCCGGGTCGGCGTTGCGGAGCCGGGATCCGAGCACGGCGGCGATGACCGCGCCACCCACCCATACGGTGGCGAACAGGATGTGAACGAACTCGAGGACCTCGTACTTCTCCACCTTTTCCTCCTATAGACCGGGCTTGAACACCATCGCCCATAGGGCGACCAACAGGAGCACCGCCGCCGTTCGGCTCGCCAGGGCGATCCTGGCTCCGATCGGGGCCGCCGCCGCCGGGTTGCCGGCTTCGACGGCGGCGATGGCCTTCCGGCTCTGCGGCGTGATGTAGCCGGACCCGATTCCGGCGGTGGCCACCAGGCCGATCAGGCCGATGACTATCCATGCCTGCTCGAAGTCGAGGACGGCCTCGTCGAGCACCATCGACACCCCAGTGATCAGGACGATCAGCGATGCCCATGGGTAGATCCGCGTGCCGATGAAGAGGAAGTCTCTGGCGGCGCCGAGGCGGTGGGCCGGGTCGGCCTTGGCCAGCCTGGCTGTGACCACCTGTGAGGCGATTCCGCCCCCCACCCAGACGATGGCGGCGAGCACATGGACGAACACCAGGGTGTCGTAGAGCATGTCGGTCCTCCTCCCGGCGGGGACTATAGACCGCCGTCGCTTCCCGTTGCAGGCGGTATCGGTGAGACCGGGTGAACGCTCCTCGGCCCTCTCGGAGGGTCTTCGACGGTGTCGCCCGGCAGCTCTTCGGAGGTGACCACGGCGCCGGCGACTATGCCGTGGTCGTCGTGAAACGGGGCGCAGTAAGACCGCGTCAGGACCTGGGTTCCGTCGGCGCGCCGGATCCAGAGCACGAACGGTCCCGCCGACCGACCCGACCGGATCGCCTGCGTGACCGGGGCGTTGTCGACGGTCAACGGGTTGCCATCGGCGAAGCGGACATCGAATCGTTGCTGGCTGGCGTCGAGGTCCGAGGGTCGCTCCGTGTCGTCGGAAATCCCCAACAGCTCTCGCTCTCTCCGGTTCCAGGCGACCACCCGAGGCGGATCGCCGACGAACACGGCGATGGCGATGGGAAGTGCCTCCATGACCGAAGAGCGAAGGTGCCTCTCGAATGCGATGTCGCGGGCCAGGGTGGAGCGATCGATGGCGACGGCGGCGAGCCGTGCCAGCGCCTCGGCCACCACCCGCCCGCGATCGCCGGGGACGGACTCGGCGCGGTCCCAACTCAGCGCCAGGACGGCGACGGCGCCCTCGCCGTCGAGCACCGGCAGGAACATCTGCGCCACACCGTCGAGACCGGGGAGCGAGACGGGCGTGGGGGAGTCGCCGGCGACGGCGGTGATGGGGGACTTCTTTTCAAGGGCCTGTTGGGCGAGAGGGATCTCGATCGGGGTGTCGGCGGCGGATCCCCCGCCGGCCGTGCCGAGGCGCCCGAAACCGCCTTCGGCGCGGGGGATCATGAGCAGCATCCCGGTGGCCCCGAGCAGGTTCTTGAAGAGGCGTTGCAGGCCGGCCAGGGTGCGGTCCATCGAGCGGCCCGACAGGGCGTCGGCCATGTCCACCAGGAGGCGTCCCCTCGGTGACAGCATGGCGGCATCCCAGCCCTCCCCGTTCGACGCCCGGGTGACGCCGGGGGTGGCCGCCGGCAACCGCAGCCGGAAGGTGGCGCCGGTGCGGCGCGGCTCGACGATCTCCAGTTCGCCCCCCATGGCGCGGGCGATGCGGCGGCTCAATGCCAGCCCCAACCCCAGCCCCGAGCGACTGGCGCCCCCGTCGAACACGCGGTGGCGGAGGCGGCGGGGGATGCCGGGACCCTCGTCGGAGATGTAGAGGGACACCTGGCCGGCTTGGGGTTCGAACTCGATCTCGACCATCCCCTCGGGGGCGTAGCGCGCCGTGTTCTGGAGGAGGTTGAGGAGAACCTGAAACAGCAGGTCGGGGTCGGCAGTCACCCAGGTCGGTGCGGTGGGGGAGAAAGCCCGGGCGTCGACCGATGGGAAGCGGGTGAGGGCCCGGTGGGTAGTTTCGGCCAGATCGACTGGCTCCGGCGTGGGGGCGCTCTCGTTGCGTTCGACGCGGGCGGCGCCGTGCAGGTTGGCCACGAGGCCGTGCATGTAGCGGGCATCGGCCTGGGCGAGGGCGAGCAGCTCCTTGCGTTCGTCGTCGTCGAGGTCGGCCGTGGGGTCTAGCAGCACGTCGGCGGTTCCGACGACCGAGGCGATCGGGTTGCGCAGCTCATGAGCCAGATGGGCGATGGTCTCTTCATTGCGGCTGCGTTCCACCCAGGTGGCGGCGAGGACCCACGCCGGGGCCACGATCAGGGTGGCAATGACTCCGGAAAGGATCGCCCACACGGGCAGCCGGGCGGCGGCAGCGATGCCGGCGCCGGCGGCGAACACGAAGAACGCCGCACCGATCGGCAGTGCGGCTCGGCCGATCCGACTCTGTAGGCGGCGCGTCGACACTCGTGACCTCGCGATCGTCGGTGGGGCGCCGAGGTCGAACGAAACAGACCCATCGGTACGCCCGCCGGACGGGGGGCGATTGTAACGCGAGGCGACCCAGCCGCCCCGGCTTTCTGTCGGGGGTGGCTGCGGTCAGTAGCCCATCTCATGCAGCCGGGCGTCGTCGATGCCGAGGTGATGGGCCACCTCGTGGAGCACCGTCTTGCGGATCTGCCGTCGCAGCCTGCTCGGAGGCAGACGCAGGGCGAGGTGGGATCCCATGAAGATCGTGATCCGGTCGGGAAGGAAGCCCGAATACCCACCGGCGCGGTCATGGAGCGTGACCCCTTCATAGAGGCCGAGCAGTCCGGTTCCCTCGGGATCCTGTTGTGCTGTGGGCCACTCCTCGACGACGACATGGATGTTGTCCAGGGCCTCGTGTACCCAGTCGGGAAGATCCTCGAGGGCCTCGTCGACCACCCGTTCGAACTCGAAGCGGTTCACGGGTGAAGGATACGGGGGGTGAGGGAGGCAGTCGGTGCCACAATCGTGCCGTGGGAGGGATCACCGTCGTGCCGGCCACCGTCGAGCGGATCGACGACGTGCTCGAGATCCTGCCCACGGGGCAGGGGTGCCACTGCCAGTACTTCCGGATGGGGTCGAGTGAGTATGCCGGCTCTGGTGAGGAGGATCGGATGTCGGCCCTCCGGCACCAGCTCGCCGCAGAGCCGCCCCCGGGCATGCTTGCGTACCTCGACGGCGTGGTCGCAGGGTGGTGCGGGTTCGGGCCGCGCCCTGGGATGGAGCGCCTGGTGCGGTCCCGGACCATCCCCAGGGTCGACGATCGCCCGTATTGGTCGGTCGTGTGCTTTCTGGTGCGACCCGGGGCGCGGCGCCGCGGCGTCACCGGGGCCCTGCTCGAGGGTGTGGTCGATCTCGCCCGGCGGTCCGGCGCACCGGGGTTGGAGGCGTACCCGATCGACCCGGAGGGACGGCGAGTGGACACCGCCTTCCTGTACGTCGGCACCAGGGACACCTTCGCCAGGGCAGGGTTCACCGAGGTGATGCCGACCGGCGCCCGGAGCGCCGGGCTGCCCCGGCTCCTCATGCGGCTCGACCTCTGAGCAGGGCCACCGCCGCTAATATCGGGCGCCTTCGGGCGCTTAGCTCAGCGGGAGAGCGCTGCCTTCACACGGCAGAGGTCACTGGTTCAATCCCAGTAGCGCCCACTGGCGGAATCCCTTGGTCTGTAAGGGATTCCGCCTATTGCGTGTGGAGATCGATCACCCGTCCTTGGCTGGCAGTAGGCAGATAGTCGGCAGGAGATTCGGATTCGGGCGTGTGTGGCTTCGGTTCATGATGGTCACTGTGGCTCCGGTTGGTGTGTTCCAGGTTGGCGACGCGGTTTCGGTTGCTGGGCGACGGTGGTTTCGGTTCCTGTGTGACACCTGACGGTTCCATGCTCCTCCCGATGGCGGAGGAGGTCTCTGGTGCTCGTGGAGTTGGGTGTTGTGGAGCAACGGTTCGCGGCGGTGCTCGAAGTGTTGGGTGGGGCGTCGGTGAGCGATGTGGCGCGCCGGTATGGGGTGGTGCGTCAGACGGTGCATCGCTGGTTGCGGCGCTATGGCGAGTCGGGGGTGGCGGGGTTGGTGGATCGGTCGTCGAAGCCGGCGTCGTGTCCGCATCAGATGCCGGCTGAGGTGGAGGCTCGGGTGGTGGAGTTGCGGTATGGGCATCCGGGGTGGGGGCCACGGTCGATCCTCTATCAGTTGGGTGTCGAGGGTGTGTCTCCGTTGCCGTCGCGGTCGGCTGTGTATCGGGCGTTGCTGCGTCACCGCCTGGTGACGGGCAAACCGCGGCGTAGGCCACGGTCGGCGTATCGGCGGTGGGAGCGGTCGCGGGCGATGGAGTTGTGGCAGATGGATGTGATGGGCGGCATCCGGCTCGCTGACGGGTCGGAGGTCAAGGTGGTGACCGGGATCGATGATCACTCGAGGTTCTGTGTGTCGGCGATGGTGGTGGCTCGAGCGACGGCGAAGCCGGTGTGTGAACCTCCCCGGGTTTCTTGGAGGCTCCGACCTTTGGGAGGATGGAGCCATGACACGGAGACAGCAGGGGAAGTACCCGAACGAGGTGCGCCGTCGGACGGTGCGTCTGGTGTTGGAGCATCGTGACGAGTACGCCTCGGAGTGGGCGGCGATCACGTCGATAGCGGCCAAGTCGGGGATGACGGCTGAGACGTTGCGCAAGTGGGTGCGCCAGGCCGAGGTCGATGAGGGCCGGCGGCCGGGGGTGACGTCGGAGGAGTCGGTGCGGGTCCGGGAGCTGCAGCGCGAGAACCGGGAGCTGCGTCGGGCGAATGAGATCCTCAAGGCGGCGTCGGCTTTCTTCGCGGCGGAGCTCGACCGCCCACAGCAGAGATGATCGGGTTCATCGACGCTCACAAGGGGCGTCGCACTGAGGGTCTTGTTTGGGGAGTCGAGCCGATCTGCGCGGTGTTGCCGATCGCTTCTCAGACCTACTACGCGGCCCGGTCCCGGCCGGCTTCGGCGAGACGGCTGCGCGACGAGGCCCTCGAGGCCGAGGTGCTGCGGGTATGGGAGCAGAACTACTCGGTGTATGGGGCCCCGAAGATCTGGGCGCAGCTGAACCGAGAAGGCATCATCGTGGCCCGTTGCACGGTGGAGCGTCTCATGCGCCGGTTGGGTATTCGCGGCGCCATCCGTGGCGGAGGACCCCGGACCACGAGAAGCGACCCGGCCGATGAGCGTCCCGCCGACCTGGTGGATCGGGACTTCACCGCCGAGGCTCCCGACACCAAGTGGGTGGCGGACTTCACCTATGTGCGCACCCGTTCGGGGTTCGTGTATGCGGCGTTTGTCATCGACTGCTACGCACGAGCCATCGTGGGCTGGAACGTGGCGCGGCGCATGACCACCGACCTGGTACTCACCGCACTCGAACAGGCCATCTGGGACCGACTCGGAGCCGGCGTCGTGGCCGGTCTCGTCTGCCACACCGACGCCGGAGCGCAGTACTTGTCGATTCGTCACACCGAACGACTCGCTCAAGCCGGCATCGACCCGTCGGTGGGATCCATCGGCGACAGCTATGACAATGCCCTGGCGGAGTCGATCATCGGGCTCTACAAGACCGAGCTCGTCTCGAACCTAGGACCCTGGCACGGCTGCGACGATCTCGAACTCGAGACCCTGCTCTGGGTCGACTGGTGGAACCACCGTCGACTCATGGGCACCTCCACCCCCACCGAGAAGGAGGCCACCTACTACCTTCAGAACACCACCATCGAAGCGATGACACTCAAGACATGAAGCCTCTACCAAACCCGGGGAGGTTCAACCGGGATGACGGCATCGTCTCGGTGAAGCTCGACCGTGACTCCGGGGTCCGACAGTTGCCCCGCCGGTATCTGGATGAGGGCCACGTCGCCTACGGGTACGCCCTCACCGCCCACAAAGCCCAAGGCATCACCACCGACCGCACCTTCACCGTCGTCACCTCAGCTACCGACCGGGAATGGATCTACGTCGCTTTGAGCCGCGGCCGCTCGGCCAACACGCTCTACATCACCACCTGCGAACCCACTGACCCGGAATGCACCCACATCTTCCACCGAGACGAGCGAGATGTGGTCGCCGTCTCGGGGTCACGAATCGGCCGCAGTTCGGCGCAGGTCGCAGCCATCGATCAGCGCCCGCTGGCTGCCGGGATCAGTCTCGGCGGATAACGGGCAGGCGCTGATCCTGGACCCCGAGGGGTCTGGTGGAGCAACCGCGGGAGAGGCAAGTGCCCGGCAATGCGCCTGGTGGGTGATGCGGTTCGATGATCAGCGGGTGGGCGGGCGCCCGGACTTGATGGTCCCGGCCGGCGCCATGACGCAGGCAGTCCCGGCCGACCCCCTGGGCCCACGGGCGGGTTCGGCGTCTTGTCATCGGCGGTCGTCCGTGACCGAGCGCGGGCGGGGCGACGGTCGGTCTGTGGAGAGACATGCCGCCGCCCCGGCCCGCGAAGACAGGTTCGTCGCACCGCCGTTGAGTGTTTCGGGAACCCGATGAGCAGGTTCGGCGAATCAGTGGCGATCAGAACTTGTCGGTCTGTGGAGGCTCGAAATGGCGAAGCTCGTTGGTCTCGCGTTGGTGACAGTGCTGTGCATGGTTGGGATCACTCCTGCGGCGGCGGAGGTCGAGACGCACTGTGTGGTCGACGTCGTCGACCAACATGCCGACGGCGAGTTCGTACTGTCCGCACCACGCTGCTACCCGTCGTTCGCCGAGGCAGCCGCGGAAGCGTCGGCAGGCGCAGTTCAACTCGGAGCAGACGCGTCGGGCCAGCTGCTGTTCGATTACGAGGGCGCGGCGACTGCCGGTGTGTTGGCGTCCTTTACGCTCGGGATCCACTTCGATGGCTTCAACGGATCCGGAAGTTCGATCTCGGTGGTGGGTGATTCGTGCACCGGAGGCTGGTGGAACACCGGTGCGACCTGGGCGAACCGGATATCGTCATCGTGGAACGGCTGCTATCGGCTGAAGCACCACGACGGTCCGAACAAGACAGGGGCGTCAGAATCGACCGTAGGGGTCGGTACCACGGACAACCTCACCGTGTTGAACAACAAGGCGGAGTCGGTTTCGTATTGGAGCAGCTGACCCATCGCCAACGTCGGGCATGTGGCAGTGTTGGCGGGGATGGACACCGCGAGCAGTGACGCCGACCTGGTGGTGGCGTCGCTAGACGACCCGGCTCGTTTCGCCGACATCTTCAGGCGCCACTACCCAGCCGTATACGCGTACGCGGTCCGCGCCGCCGGAGCGACCGCCGGCGAGGACATCGCAGCCGAGGT
This genomic interval carries:
- a CDS encoding glycine/betaine/sarcosine/D-proline family reductase selenoprotein B, coding for MFRVAHYLNQFFAGIGGEDRADAPFEVRQGAVGPGRALAMAFSDQAEVVQTLVCGDNRFHEDPDAAIEAAIAALEESRPDLLVAGPAFNAGRYGLACGAVCAAARERLGIPSITGLFPEAPAVDVFRSRTVMVPTGDSAGSMKDAIDRIAAVGLRIAAGLALQPAEVDGRIPMGYRANWVEATTAAERAIPMLLAKMSGQPFVSEVALPDQAEAVPPARLAVPLAEATVALVTEGGLVPEGNPDRIESSSATRWASYAVADLESGKVAFRSIHAGYDSRWVDEDPNRMVPVDAMRALVDEGVVGGLHDRFFATTGTGTSVVNASKIGDEIAKQLINEGVHAVIVTSTUGTGTRCGATLAKMIEKNGLPAAILTAMTSMAKVAGANRILASGLIPHPVGDPNRPPDQERMWRKGQVRRALEADATEIEEAQIFAQW
- a CDS encoding glycine/sarcosine/betaine reductase component B subunit, giving the protein MEHPFSLDLHTIEVADVRFGPETRIDGGTLIVDAAAIETLLLEDPRIAGVEVDIARPGESVRIVHCLDAVEPRAKVTGDGGVFPGFVGPMRQAGTGETVRLAGVAVLTSSHFPQPASGLMQAREGVVDMSGSAAPYSPFSRVTNLVLVPTPNPETSNEDYDDAIRRGALRVAEHLARACAGATRSSTTTFTTGTRHPDLPRVVYFLQLQGQAPMSDTFLYGHVIHNLVPTPILPGEIMDGAIVNGVYVYACYKNPTYLHQNNPIIWDLQRRHGVDLDFAGVIINRGHNYTHEEKERSSLWAAKLARTMGADGAILTGEGGGNSAIDMMLACQYMEQAGIETVVLSSEATGEDGYDFPLFYSVPEADAIVSVGSHDGFVAMPEVERVVGDEFLKEDGVLLAAGVPARGPFDLRMYYQYCGINQLGANVITGRAF
- a CDS encoding DMT family transporter, which gives rise to MERASRAQVWGAMLLISLGWGTNGVVVRVAFDAGMEPLAVVAISSVIAAIGVVAFVALSGRDRTIGAIGWRVGIVMSITSVTVPFITRNLALQYASAGFVGLASALVPLATGVVAHVMLPEERLQAATLIGLLISLAGVAVLILSGDSGLAEGGNPALAGVLALAGVLSVAVGAVYAKRYSGRYSPLGVSGVQFVIGAAVGIVAMLAFEGVPANPGAKGWASLTYVGLAATFMPIALYYWLLRHVTVTFSAITGYIIPLVAVVFGVIVLGERVDLGIVIGGVLILTGVVVTDRIAGR
- a CDS encoding DUF2269 family protein codes for the protein MLYDTLVFVHVLAAIVWVGGGIASQVVTARLAKADPAHRLGAARDFLFIGTRIYPWASLIVLITGVSMVLDEAVLDFEQAWIVIGLIGLVATAGIGSGYITPQSRKAIAAVEAGNPAAAAPIGARIALASRTAAVLLLVALWAMVFKPGL
- a CDS encoding ATP-binding protein; the encoded protein is MSTRRLQSRIGRAALPIGAAFFVFAAGAGIAAAARLPVWAILSGVIATLIVAPAWVLAATWVERSRNEETIAHLAHELRNPIASVVGTADVLLDPTADLDDDERKELLALAQADARYMHGLVANLHGAARVERNESAPTPEPVDLAETTHRALTRFPSVDARAFSPTAPTWVTADPDLLFQVLLNLLQNTARYAPEGMVEIEFEPQAGQVSLYISDEGPGIPRRLRHRVFDGGASRSGLGLGLALSRRIARAMGGELEIVEPRRTGATFRLRLPAATPGVTRASNGEGWDAAMLSPRGRLLVDMADALSGRSMDRTLAGLQRLFKNLLGATGMLLMIPRAEGGFGRLGTAGGGSAADTPIEIPLAQQALEKKSPITAVAGDSPTPVSLPGLDGVAQMFLPVLDGEGAVAVLALSWDRAESVPGDRGRVVAEALARLAAVAIDRSTLARDIAFERHLRSSVMEALPIAIAVFVGDPPRVVAWNRRERELLGISDDTERPSDLDASQQRFDVRFADGNPLTVDNAPVTQAIRSGRSAGPFVLWIRRADGTQVLTRSYCAPFHDDHGIVAGAVVTSEELPGDTVEDPPRGPRSVHPVSPIPPATGSDGGL
- a CDS encoding metallopeptidase family protein gives rise to the protein MNRFEFERVVDEALEDLPDWVHEALDNIHVVVEEWPTAQQDPEGTGLLGLYEGVTLHDRAGGYSGFLPDRITIFMGSHLALRLPPSRLRRQIRKTVLHEVAHHLGIDDARLHEMGY
- a CDS encoding GNAT family N-acetyltransferase, whose protein sequence is MGGITVVPATVERIDDVLEILPTGQGCHCQYFRMGSSEYAGSGEEDRMSALRHQLAAEPPPGMLAYLDGVVAGWCGFGPRPGMERLVRSRTIPRVDDRPYWSVVCFLVRPGARRRGVTGALLEGVVDLARRSGAPGLEAYPIDPEGRRVDTAFLYVGTRDTFARAGFTEVMPTGARSAGLPRLLMRLDL
- a CDS encoding IS3 family transposase (programmed frameshift), which encodes MTRRQQGKYPNEVRRRTVRLVLEHRDEYASEWAAITSIAAKSGMTAETLRKWVRQAEVDEGRRPGVTSEESVRVRELQRENRELRRANEILKAASGFLRGGARPPTAEMIGFIDAHKGRRTEGLVWGVEPICAVLPIASQTYYAARSRPASARRLRDEALEAEVLRVWEQNYSVYGAPKIWAQLNREGIIVARCTVERLMRRLGIRGAIRGGGPRTTRSDPADERPADLVDRDFTAEAPDTKWVADFTYVRTRSGFVYAAFVIDCYARAIVGWNVARRMTTDLVLTALEQAIWDRLGAGVVAGLVCHTDAGAQYLSIRHTERLAQAGIDPSVGSIGDSYDNALAESIIGLYKTELVSNLGPWHGCDDLELETLLWVDWWNHRRLMGTSTPTEKEATYYLQNTTIEAMTLKT
- a CDS encoding helicase C-terminal domain-containing protein, which translates into the protein MKPLPNPGRFNRDDGIVSVKLDRDSGVRQLPRRYLDEGHVAYGYALTAHKAQGITTDRTFTVVTSATDREWIYVALSRGRSANTLYITTCEPTDPECTHIFHRDERDVVAVSGSRIGRSSAQVAAIDQRPLAAGISLGG